A single window of Desulfovibrio sp. G11 DNA harbors:
- a CDS encoding methyl-accepting chemotaxis protein, which produces MNSFSLRGKFILTITIGAVALAAMFAFSLDAVSTLDRSFLQMRNVDVVGKITSLEIGKDINYVSRLTRDAMLGGNIEKDIKQQSDIAKRNEERFQQLAAMPFSGEEKKIIDEARTAAINFIANGRDVLLPLQSVPVDERYKGYKEYAKMVTPYAMAYRDQGGLFDKAMNARFDAAMQQMQEQLDHSRTTMWIILAVSMLAIYGVGFASTSRDLNVMRECIAFAGELGSETLTRRLDTSKRSSITPLAKALNATADNLDSFRAETLKATAEAQKERDEAQGFMLQAQAAKEEAEKAKVEGMLYAASQLEAVVQTLNTTTDNLSSLIHNANNGTTRQADRMRETASAMEQMNASMLEVAQSSSHAANTADQTRSKAQDGSTSVTELLDNIREVQQQAGEMKDGMAGLGVQAEAIGKVLNVIADIADQTNLLALNAAIEAARAGDAGRGFAVVADEVRKLAEKTMTATREVGEAIGGIQSGTTHTIDVVTRTVSRIQGASQLADRSGTALAEIVSMVDLTTDQVRAIAAASEEQSAASSEINRSLDEVDRISGENASFMHQSADSIMELSRQAGVLQDLISQMKQGGA; this is translated from the coding sequence ATGAATTCATTTTCTTTGCGCGGAAAGTTCATCTTGACGATAACCATAGGTGCTGTGGCTCTTGCTGCCATGTTCGCCTTTTCTCTTGACGCTGTTTCTACGCTTGACCGCTCGTTCTTGCAGATGCGGAATGTGGATGTGGTGGGCAAGATCACCAGCCTTGAAATAGGAAAGGACATAAACTATGTGAGCCGCCTTACCCGTGATGCCATGCTGGGCGGCAACATTGAAAAGGATATCAAGCAGCAGAGCGACATCGCCAAGCGTAACGAAGAGCGCTTCCAGCAGCTTGCCGCCATGCCTTTCAGCGGTGAGGAAAAAAAGATTATTGACGAGGCCCGTACGGCCGCCATCAACTTTATCGCCAATGGCCGCGACGTTCTTTTGCCGCTGCAGTCCGTTCCTGTGGACGAACGTTACAAGGGGTACAAAGAATACGCCAAGATGGTGACCCCCTATGCCATGGCCTATCGCGATCAGGGCGGTCTGTTTGACAAGGCCATGAACGCCCGTTTTGACGCCGCCATGCAGCAGATGCAGGAACAGCTTGATCACAGTCGCACGACCATGTGGATAATACTGGCTGTTTCCATGCTGGCTATTTATGGTGTGGGTTTTGCCTCTACCAGCCGTGACCTCAACGTCATGCGCGAGTGTATCGCCTTTGCCGGCGAACTGGGGTCCGAGACGCTTACGCGCCGGCTTGATACCAGCAAAAGGTCTTCCATCACGCCGCTGGCCAAGGCGCTGAATGCCACCGCGGACAATCTGGACAGCTTCAGGGCCGAAACGCTCAAGGCCACAGCTGAAGCCCAGAAAGAGCGCGATGAGGCCCAGGGTTTCATGCTACAGGCTCAGGCAGCCAAGGAAGAAGCCGAAAAGGCCAAGGTTGAAGGTATGCTGTACGCCGCAAGCCAGCTTGAGGCTGTGGTGCAGACGCTCAATACCACCACTGATAATCTTTCCAGCCTTATCCACAACGCCAATAACGGAACCACCCGTCAGGCTGACCGTATGCGCGAGACGGCCTCGGCTATGGAGCAGATGAACGCCTCCATGCTTGAGGTAGCCCAAAGCTCCTCCCACGCGGCAAACACCGCTGACCAGACCAGAAGCAAGGCTCAGGACGGATCGACTTCGGTTACGGAACTGCTCGACAATATCCGCGAGGTACAGCAGCAGGCCGGAGAAATGAAAGACGGTATGGCCGGGCTTGGGGTTCAGGCCGAGGCTATCGGCAAGGTGCTCAACGTCATTGCCGACATTGCCGACCAGACCAACCTGCTGGCCCTTAACGCCGCCATTGAAGCTGCGCGCGCGGGCGATGCCGGACGCGGCTTTGCCGTGGTGGCCGACGAGGTGCGCAAGCTGGCCGAAAAAACCATGACGGCCACCAGAGAAGTGGGTGAAGCCATCGGCGGCATACAGTCGGGCACCACGCACACCATTGACGTGGTTACCCGCACGGTTTCCCGCATTCAGGGCGCCAGCCAGCTGGCTGACCGTTCCGGTACGGCCCTGGCGGAGATAGTGTCCATGGTCGACCTGACCACAGATCAGGTGCGTGCCATTGCCGCCGCTTCGGAAGAGCAGTCTGCCGCCAGTTCTGAAATCAACCGCAGCCTGGATGAAGTGGACAGGATATCGGGCGAGAATGCCTCGTTCATGCATCAGTCCGCAGATTCCATCATGGAGCTGTCCCGGCAGGCCGGCGTGCTTCAGGACCTTATCAGCCAGATGAAGCAGGGCGGCGCGTAA
- a CDS encoding deoxyguanosinetriphosphate triphosphohydrolase: MSKHTEQWGRLLAPYRRTRQGKDLVTLDLVRNPFVQDYDRIIFSSSFRRLAKKTQVHPLVRNDHIHNRLTHSLEVSCVGRSLALLAGQGLAERGQLPQGYSPEHLGQIIQAACLAHDIGNPPFGHAGEEAIRDWFKDTGHTEHYFKELRPAERADFEAFDGNAQGFRVVNTLENNKDSGGFRLTFPVLASLVKYPCSAHEALGRSSGKFNYYTAEQEIFADIFSTLGLMHDGRARRHPLSYLLEAADDICYRIIDMEDARELRIITYQDIKDAMAPLLSDSDMDGGRLADMDSDRRRSGMLRTKAMGRIIPSVVQTFLDNYEDIMNGTLQGDLLKHARQDVADFMAAAKTVFNCKIMNNPQKTALEIGTYTLYKRLLDVFIPACFNFSKKNAMSYQETRALTLMGTNAPAEGECLYTAYLRVLDFVSGMTDDYATFISQQFSGTAAS, encoded by the coding sequence ATGAGCAAGCATACAGAACAGTGGGGCCGCTTGCTGGCTCCGTACCGCAGGACACGACAGGGCAAGGATCTTGTTACTCTCGACCTGGTGCGCAATCCGTTTGTGCAGGATTATGACCGCATCATTTTTTCCAGTTCCTTCCGCAGGCTTGCCAAAAAAACACAGGTGCATCCCCTGGTGCGCAACGACCATATCCACAACCGCCTTACCCATTCGCTCGAAGTAAGCTGCGTGGGCCGCTCTCTGGCGCTGCTGGCGGGGCAGGGGCTGGCCGAAAGGGGGCAGCTGCCGCAAGGCTACAGCCCCGAGCACCTCGGCCAGATCATACAGGCGGCCTGCCTGGCCCACGATATCGGCAACCCGCCCTTCGGGCATGCCGGAGAAGAGGCCATACGCGACTGGTTCAAGGATACGGGCCACACAGAGCATTACTTCAAGGAGCTGCGGCCTGCCGAACGGGCGGACTTTGAAGCCTTTGACGGCAACGCCCAAGGCTTTCGCGTGGTTAATACGCTTGAAAACAACAAGGATTCCGGCGGATTCCGCCTGACATTCCCTGTGCTGGCAAGTCTTGTAAAATACCCCTGTTCCGCACACGAGGCGCTGGGCCGGTCCAGCGGCAAGTTCAACTACTATACGGCGGAGCAGGAGATTTTTGCGGATATCTTCAGCACTCTGGGCCTGATGCACGACGGCCGCGCACGACGCCACCCTCTTTCCTACCTGCTGGAAGCGGCAGACGACATCTGCTACCGCATCATTGATATGGAAGACGCGCGCGAGCTGCGCATCATCACCTATCAGGACATCAAGGACGCCATGGCTCCCCTGCTGAGCGACAGCGATATGGACGGCGGGCGTCTGGCGGATATGGATTCTGACCGGCGGCGCTCGGGCATGCTGCGCACCAAGGCCATGGGGCGCATCATCCCCTCGGTGGTGCAGACATTTCTTGATAATTATGAAGACATCATGAACGGCACGTTGCAGGGTGACCTGCTCAAGCATGCCCGGCAGGATGTGGCGGACTTTATGGCGGCGGCCAAAACGGTGTTCAACTGCAAGATCATGAACAATCCGCAAAAAACAGCTCTGGAAATAGGCACGTACACCTTGTACAAACGCCTGCTGGACGTGTTTATTCCCGCCTGTTTCAACTTCAGCAAAAAGAACGCCATGTCCTATCAGGAAACGCGCGCCCTGACCCTGATGGGAACCAATGCCCCCGCCGAGGGCGAGTGCCTGTATACGGCCTATCTGCGTGTGCTGGACTTTGTGTCCGGCATGACGGACGATTACGCCACGTTTATCTCGCAGCAGTTCTCGGGTACGGCAGCGAGCTAG